From a region of the Paenibacillus lutimineralis genome:
- the holA gene encoding DNA polymerase III subunit delta — protein MDVKAAIKEIKQGKVSPLYLCYGTEKYQMQQFITLLQEQIVDPDQRDFALAHFDLAETPVEVVIEEAETPPFLAERKLIIAKDSAVFTAGRDNSKIEHKLETLLTYCANPAEYSVIVFMANSEKLDERKKIVKTMKSEGIVLSFLPLSGAELVQWVVREVEGRGCRIGTDAAEALIASAGVQLSALSVEVDKLCLYTGPGGKIEPSTVEQLVARSTEQNVFVMVENIANLKLEKALDIFYELLKQREEPIKIAALIARQFRIMLQVKDLARQSYSQQQIASQLSLHPYAVKIAGEQARKFEATALRGILSELAELDYRMKSGRVDKVLGLEMFLLKLGA, from the coding sequence GTGGATGTGAAGGCAGCAATCAAAGAGATCAAACAGGGGAAGGTCTCCCCTTTATATTTGTGTTACGGTACAGAGAAATATCAGATGCAGCAATTCATCACCTTATTGCAGGAGCAAATTGTGGATCCGGACCAACGCGACTTTGCGCTTGCACATTTTGATCTGGCGGAGACCCCTGTGGAGGTAGTCATTGAGGAAGCAGAGACGCCGCCATTCCTGGCTGAGCGCAAGTTGATCATTGCCAAGGATTCGGCTGTATTTACAGCTGGCAGGGACAATAGCAAAATTGAGCATAAGCTGGAGACGTTGCTGACCTATTGCGCCAATCCAGCCGAATATAGTGTTATTGTCTTTATGGCTAACAGCGAGAAGCTGGATGAGCGGAAGAAGATCGTCAAGACGATGAAAAGTGAGGGAATCGTTCTGTCCTTCCTGCCGCTTAGCGGAGCCGAGCTTGTGCAGTGGGTGGTTCGTGAGGTGGAGGGCCGAGGCTGCCGGATCGGAACGGATGCGGCGGAGGCGCTTATCGCTTCAGCAGGGGTACAGTTGTCGGCTCTGTCGGTCGAGGTGGACAAGCTATGTCTATATACCGGGCCGGGAGGCAAAATTGAGCCGTCCACAGTGGAGCAACTGGTGGCGAGGAGCACAGAGCAGAATGTATTCGTAATGGTGGAGAATATCGCTAATTTGAAATTGGAGAAGGCGCTCGATATTTTCTATGAGCTTCTGAAGCAGCGTGAGGAGCCGATTAAAATCGCTGCCCTAATCGCCCGTCAGTTCCGCATTATGCTGCAGGTTAAGGATTTAGCTAGGCAGAGTTATTCCCAGCAGCAGATCGCTTCTCAGCTCAGTCTGCATCCTTATGCGGTGAAGATTGCTGGTGAACAGGCGCGTAAATTCGAAGCTACGGCATTGCGGGGCATATTGTCAGAGCTGGCTGAGCTGGATTACCGTATGAAGAGCGGGCGCGTTGATAAAGTGCTCGGATTGGAAATGTTCTTGCTGAAGCTTGGGGCGTAG
- the rpsT gene encoding 30S ribosomal protein S20, with amino-acid sequence MPNIKSAIKRVKTNDKRRQLNASQKSALRTVVKSADTALANTDVEVAKAAFAAATQKLDKAVTKGLIHKNAAARKKSRLAKKLNALTTQA; translated from the coding sequence ATGCCAAACATTAAATCCGCAATCAAACGTGTTAAAACTAACGACAAACGTCGCCAACTTAACGCTTCGCAAAAATCTGCACTGCGTACAGTAGTAAAATCTGCCGACACTGCGTTGGCTAATACTGATGTGGAAGTAGCGAAAGCCGCTTTCGCCGCTGCTACTCAAAAATTGGACAAAGCTGTTACTAAAGGTTTGATCCATAAGAATGCAGCAGCTCGTAAGAAATCCCGCTTGGCTAAAAAATTGAACGCCCTTACGACTCAAGCGTAA
- a CDS encoding LacI family DNA-binding transcriptional regulator, with protein MKKITMQQIADHLGVSKFVVSKALSGKGGVNETTKNRVIEAASQLGYFAQKNAYIKNQVDSQFYSEASGKQSVIVLMPNIRFQTRESLYWGRIMEGISVELERRGLGVVIISESRVDNIIHVLNPGGILGMVGVGQIDSSLLLEVHRLGIPTVLVDHEDALIPTDTVFANNMDSLSRLCNHLIGFGHKKLCFLGDLSFSRSFRDRWLGFRDALERSGLEVQQADDPMLWLQGVETGEYADELTAILQTKQKENTLPTALVCANDSIALRVVSILQDIGVSVPEQISVTGFDNIDDAARSEVSMTTVNVPKEAIGRRAVKKLMERIEQPEMAIEKILMSTELVLRESTGAAVGG; from the coding sequence TTGAAGAAGATTACGATGCAGCAGATTGCTGATCATTTGGGCGTGTCCAAATTTGTTGTCTCCAAGGCATTGTCCGGCAAAGGTGGGGTAAACGAGACCACGAAGAACCGGGTCATTGAAGCGGCTTCGCAGCTCGGTTATTTTGCTCAGAAGAATGCTTATATCAAAAATCAGGTAGACTCTCAGTTTTACTCTGAGGCAAGCGGTAAGCAATCTGTCATCGTGCTGATGCCTAACATTCGTTTTCAGACGAGGGAGTCGCTCTATTGGGGCAGAATTATGGAAGGGATCTCTGTGGAGCTGGAACGTCGCGGATTGGGGGTGGTCATTATATCCGAATCACGTGTAGACAACATCATTCATGTTCTGAACCCGGGAGGGATTCTCGGGATGGTCGGTGTGGGACAGATTGATTCATCGCTCCTGCTGGAGGTACACCGTCTCGGCATTCCTACCGTATTGGTTGATCATGAAGATGCGCTGATTCCAACTGATACGGTGTTTGCCAACAATATGGACAGCCTCTCCAGGCTCTGCAACCATTTGATTGGTTTTGGCCATAAGAAGCTCTGCTTCCTCGGCGATCTATCCTTCTCGCGCAGCTTCCGTGACCGCTGGTTAGGCTTTCGCGACGCATTGGAACGGAGTGGTCTGGAGGTTCAGCAAGCGGATGATCCGATGCTCTGGCTCCAAGGGGTGGAGACAGGCGAATATGCTGATGAATTGACTGCTATACTGCAGACCAAGCAGAAAGAGAACACTCTGCCGACGGCACTTGTCTGTGCCAATGATTCGATTGCGCTGAGAGTGGTCTCCATTCTACAGGACATTGGTGTATCCGTTCCCGAACAAATTTCGGTAACTGGGTTTGACAATATTGATGATGCTGCCCGAAGCGAAGTCTCGATGACCACTGTAAATGTTCCCAAAGAAGCCATCGGGCGCCGTGCGGTGAAGAAGCTGATGGAACGGATCGAGCAGCCGGAAATGGCCATCGAGAAAATATTGATGTCGACAGAGCTAGTTCTCCGCGAATCGACCGGTGCTGCGGTCGGCGGTTAA
- the gpr gene encoding GPR endopeptidase, with translation MNLDLRDYAVRTDLAVESKEMAETVHGGPLPGVQEQVDEHDGIKITRLDVTDENASQQLGRMMGHYITLEVPGLRSQDTDLQEKVSAAFAQEFSAFLNKIGINNGAKVLIVGLGNWNVTPDALGPLVVENVLVTRHFFELARDQVAPGYREVSAIAPGVLGITGIESSEVVQGIVERTKPDLIIAIDALASRSLERVNTTIQIADIGIHPGSGIGNKRRGLTKEILGIPCIAIGVPTVCYASTIVNNVLDLMKTHFNDESSDGQGAETKQIMGLLHDLSEGERLGLVKEVLEPLGHDLIVTPKEIDEFIEDIANVIASGLNLSLHEAVTPDNVASYTH, from the coding sequence ATGAATCTGGATTTGCGTGATTATGCAGTAAGAACAGATTTAGCAGTTGAATCGAAGGAAATGGCCGAGACGGTACATGGAGGTCCGCTGCCCGGCGTACAGGAGCAGGTGGACGAGCATGACGGAATCAAGATAACCCGGCTGGATGTTACTGACGAGAACGCTTCACAGCAGCTTGGCCGGATGATGGGTCATTATATTACTTTAGAGGTGCCGGGCCTACGTAGTCAGGATACCGATTTGCAGGAGAAGGTGTCAGCAGCTTTTGCGCAGGAGTTTAGTGCATTTCTTAATAAAATAGGCATCAATAACGGGGCGAAAGTGCTGATCGTTGGACTTGGCAACTGGAATGTGACGCCGGATGCACTTGGACCACTTGTTGTGGAGAATGTGCTCGTTACCCGTCATTTCTTTGAACTGGCTCGGGACCAGGTTGCTCCTGGCTACAGAGAGGTTAGCGCCATTGCCCCTGGCGTACTTGGAATTACGGGTATCGAGTCAAGCGAGGTGGTACAGGGGATCGTGGAACGGACGAAGCCGGATCTGATCATTGCTATTGACGCGCTTGCCTCCCGCTCACTGGAGAGGGTGAATACGACGATTCAGATCGCGGATATCGGAATTCACCCAGGCTCGGGCATCGGCAACAAACGCAGAGGGTTAACCAAAGAAATTCTCGGCATCCCTTGCATAGCCATCGGAGTTCCGACTGTATGTTACGCTTCTACGATCGTGAACAATGTGCTTGATCTGATGAAGACGCATTTCAATGATGAGAGCAGTGATGGCCAGGGGGCAGAGACAAAGCAGATTATGGGTCTGCTCCATGACCTGAGTGAAGGTGAACGCCTAGGACTCGTCAAAGAGGTGCTCGAGCCGTTAGGGCATGACCTGATCGTTACGCCCAAGGAAATCGATGAATTCATTGAAGACATTGCTAATGTGATCGCAAGCGGACTTAACCTGTCTTTACATGAGGCAGTAACGCCTGATAATGTCGCAAGTTATACGCACTAG
- a CDS encoding anti-sigma factor family protein, which translates to MKCSEAVEWMHRYLDHDLNDEESAQLFEHIRNCRDCAEEFDILKRLNSRLEQLPKVMPKISLVDAILPQLDEIDRARREEGSASEVLPGMEPLVAKSAEAATSRSRRQSPWRSRAFRAGALGVTAALVLGIFIYNYQPHTVSDAEMSVQSMSSSDKADHAAQSDRADSTAADDGGVKSYLSPEDSDSAGNAGDSVLRSTEQQGGNVGDENPNAARMGGSPVGDHNDSKASISKQGSADTKATNKTDVSASDKASSGQSGKQEKATPSSTASGNTTDSGAASDNVAKDNRSIDNHDRTTDGTEDAAGSMESNQYTIGQNIMGIVAADLWTSPDGGFKVEVNDGHLYLYRNNLDSMNGRTLITDKPIDGVWVRGSWSEDSKSYQYEIEKDGVTSTYTLQADAGSDTGDSPGNNDQTQKNTNK; encoded by the coding sequence ATGAAATGTTCGGAGGCGGTGGAATGGATGCATCGTTATTTAGACCATGATTTGAACGATGAAGAAAGTGCCCAATTATTCGAGCATATTCGCAATTGCCGAGATTGTGCCGAAGAATTTGATATATTGAAAAGACTGAATTCCAGGTTAGAACAGCTTCCAAAGGTTATGCCGAAGATCAGTCTGGTTGATGCGATTCTTCCTCAGCTTGATGAGATCGACAGGGCACGCCGGGAGGAGGGCAGCGCTTCAGAGGTGCTACCAGGGATGGAGCCGCTGGTTGCAAAGTCTGCAGAAGCGGCGACAAGCCGCAGTCGCAGGCAGAGTCCATGGCGAAGTCGCGCTTTTCGCGCTGGGGCACTTGGCGTAACTGCCGCGTTAGTCCTTGGCATATTCATATACAATTACCAGCCGCATACGGTGTCAGATGCTGAAATGTCAGTACAATCCATGTCCAGTAGTGATAAGGCTGATCATGCTGCCCAATCAGATCGTGCAGATAGCACTGCTGCGGATGACGGTGGTGTAAAGAGCTATTTATCACCGGAGGACAGTGACTCGGCCGGGAATGCCGGCGATAGCGTCTTGAGATCGACAGAACAACAAGGTGGTAATGTAGGAGATGAGAATCCTAATGCTGCACGGATGGGGGGGTCTCCTGTCGGGGACCATAACGATAGTAAGGCTTCCATAAGCAAGCAGGGTTCAGCGGACACAAAGGCCACTAATAAGACGGATGTGTCTGCCAGTGATAAGGCTTCGAGTGGACAGAGCGGCAAGCAGGAGAAAGCTACGCCTAGTTCAACCGCTTCGGGAAATACAACAGACTCGGGAGCTGCAAGCGATAACGTTGCCAAGGACAACCGTAGTATTGACAATCATGACCGGACTACGGATGGAACAGAGGATGCCGCGGGTTCTATGGAGAGCAATCAATATACAATTGGTCAGAACATCATGGGTATAGTAGCTGCGGATCTATGGACTTCGCCGGACGGAGGCTTTAAGGTCGAGGTTAATGATGGCCATCTCTATTTGTATCGGAACAATTTAGACAGTATGAACGGCCGCACTTTGATTACAGATAAGCCCATTGATGGTGTATGGGTGCGAGGCTCTTGGTCCGAGGATAGCAAATCGTATCAGTATGAGATCGAGAAAGATGGCGTGACTTCGACTTATACGTTGCAGGCGGATGCTGGAAGCGATACAGGGGACTCACCCGGGAATAATGACCAAACTCAAAAAAATACAAATAAATGA
- a CDS encoding stage II sporulation protein P — MKFRAWNVGKIKRSMMHMLAMGRTFLLMSVMAAVFFVLLGTLGIAEKSLNTSPVSSMKGLAASLSSRFFIDMVGMELPHSVSEKQSLVFDGKKMTNFVFQLLTDVNPADPKSLIAREVPGLGADNPILLRSGSGNNTASAPEDYRPGSGADGSAPDHEEGNGHGDQPTPDPQQGGDSGLPPDKSRGQEPKDDEPPIKPGNKNIVMIYHSHPQESYNPLLGSSVDNPSSSDEDKNVGLVGKMLASALEKKGVAAMHSFVNYQATVSNYNYNYSYKYSRETVKQAMAENGKLQYYFDIHRDSKRHEKTTATIDGVNYAQVYFIIGHSNDNWRQNEEFASSIHDRMEKTYPGISRGIWGKTSAQGNGEYNQSLSPNNILIEIGGIDNSEEELNNTVKVLAGIIADIYWESQDTEKAGTLAKAGKSTDKTVASGNKNSNKSNTDIKK; from the coding sequence ATGAAATTTAGAGCATGGAATGTAGGCAAAATAAAACGAAGCATGATGCATATGCTGGCGATGGGACGAACCTTCTTGTTAATGTCGGTGATGGCGGCCGTGTTTTTTGTATTATTGGGCACCCTAGGAATCGCCGAGAAGAGCTTGAACACTTCACCGGTATCTTCGATGAAGGGCCTTGCTGCTTCGCTGTCGAGCCGTTTTTTTATTGATATGGTTGGCATGGAGCTGCCGCATTCGGTGAGTGAGAAGCAGTCGCTCGTATTTGACGGTAAGAAAATGACGAATTTCGTATTTCAATTATTGACTGATGTTAATCCGGCTGATCCGAAGAGCCTGATCGCCCGCGAAGTACCTGGACTCGGAGCAGACAACCCGATACTTCTGCGCAGCGGCTCGGGCAATAATACTGCCTCGGCCCCGGAGGATTATAGACCCGGTTCAGGTGCCGATGGTAGCGCGCCAGATCATGAGGAAGGGAATGGACATGGGGATCAGCCCACACCTGATCCGCAGCAGGGGGGAGACAGCGGGCTACCGCCAGATAAGTCTAGGGGTCAGGAACCCAAGGATGATGAACCGCCTATCAAACCAGGCAACAAGAATATTGTGATGATCTATCACTCTCACCCTCAGGAATCATATAATCCGCTGTTGGGTTCAAGTGTGGACAATCCGAGTTCTTCGGATGAGGATAAGAACGTTGGGCTTGTCGGCAAGATGCTGGCCAGTGCGCTAGAGAAGAAGGGCGTAGCCGCGATGCATTCTTTTGTTAACTACCAAGCAACAGTGAGTAATTACAACTACAATTATTCATATAAATATTCAAGAGAGACGGTTAAACAGGCCATGGCGGAGAACGGCAAGCTGCAGTACTACTTCGATATTCATCGCGACTCGAAGCGTCACGAGAAGACGACGGCAACGATTGACGGGGTGAACTATGCGCAGGTCTATTTTATCATCGGTCATTCCAACGACAATTGGCGCCAGAACGAGGAATTCGCCAGCTCGATCCATGATCGGATGGAGAAGACCTACCCAGGCATATCGCGCGGAATATGGGGCAAGACCTCGGCTCAGGGCAACGGTGAATATAACCAGTCCTTATCGCCCAACAATATATTAATCGAGATCGGCGGTATCGATAATTCCGAAGAAGAGCTTAATAACACCGTCAAGGTACTGGCTGGGATTATCGCAGATATCTATTGGGAGAGTCAGGATACAGAGAAGGCAGGTACGCTGGCTAAGGCTGGGAAGAGCACTGATAAGACTGTAGCAAGTGGCAATAAAAATTCGAATAAGAGCAATACTGATATTAAGAAATAA
- a CDS encoding RNA polymerase sigma factor — protein MVEQGLIRAAQQGDRDALITLLREIETHVYRTAYYILNNEQDALDAAQEALIRIYTKIETYEEKAQFKTWVQRIVTNICIDKFRRNKPTVSIEEHELVFQGKESVEREVMSGYIAEDIREAIDQLPEHHRSVVVLRYLQDFSYNEIADCLNLPLNTVKSYLFRARQQLQHLLQDYQKGGVSG, from the coding sequence GTGGTAGAGCAGGGACTCATCAGAGCCGCTCAGCAGGGCGATCGCGACGCTCTAATCACCCTATTGCGTGAGATAGAAACACATGTGTACCGGACGGCCTATTATATTTTGAATAATGAACAGGACGCGCTGGATGCAGCCCAGGAGGCGCTTATCAGGATCTATACGAAGATAGAGACCTATGAGGAGAAGGCGCAATTCAAGACATGGGTTCAGCGCATAGTAACCAATATATGTATTGATAAGTTCCGAAGGAACAAACCTACGGTTTCTATTGAAGAGCATGAGCTTGTTTTTCAAGGGAAAGAGAGTGTCGAGAGGGAAGTGATGTCCGGCTACATAGCAGAGGACATTCGCGAAGCAATCGATCAGCTTCCGGAACATCACCGTTCTGTTGTTGTTCTGAGATATTTGCAGGACTTCTCGTACAATGAAATTGCTGACTGTTTGAATTTACCACTGAATACGGTGAAATCCTATTTATTTAGGGCGAGACAACAGCTTCAGCATTTACTCCAAGATTATCAGAAAGGTGGTGTGTCAGGATGA